DNA sequence from the Daphnia pulex isolate KAP4 chromosome 8, ASM2113471v1 genome:
TTTCCGGCGTCTCTGGTAAACTGTCTATGGAAACGGGTAGCGAGGATGATAACTTTGGAACGGAGCAGTCAGACTGCAAGTCCATCATGGCCACGTTTGGCTCGCCCGGGCTCACCAAACAGTTCGCCTTCTCTGGTTATAAAGGTGAAATAATCGTCGCACGTCAGCACCTCCAACAATTCTTCTTGACCCAGGGTGACGTTGACTTCGTCTAGCATGTCCTTGATTGTATCTTCGGGAGCTAATAAACGCTTCCGATCTTAATTCAGAATATATATTCAAAAAGTGCCGggaacaatttttgaatatgaGAATCTTGTATCATGCAACACTAGGTGACACTACGTGGATGACATTTtattctaaataaatttttcaaatttcccttcCTAGATGGCGAAAATGTCGAGCTATTACTGGCTCGATTGAAAACGGGGCATTAGAATACTGCGATTAAATGAGCCATCTAATTGCGGGTTCGCATTAGGTTTAAATAGATATTACATCTATTCATAAAACCAATATTGCGATCATTTCTAAtggttagtttttaaaattggttaTTAACTAGCTGTTTATGCATTGCGTTACGGTTTATGCATGACCAAACGGTAGCACGAACGGCTTGCCATACATAACGCATAACCGTAATTAAGCAGTATTTTCAAAGATTAATATAGGAATATAGGTAGCTCCAGCTCCTCGTATACGACTAGATCGAAGCAAAAGTAGCTAGCTTATTTATACATCGCGTTCAAATGTTTCAAGAAGTTCATTTTCTTGGTTTATAAATTGTCCTGTCATTTAATTCCGTTTAATTCGGTGTAGGCGTTATATTCATTGTCTATGTCGAAGCTTTTTATATCGCGTTCAACTGACGTAGAATTAATTTTGAGAACTACGTTTTCTAGGTTAAATTTGCCCTGAATCCTGTCATTTAATTTGGTGTAGCTATCGTTTGCAACTAAATTTGGAACCACGTCATAGGTCACACTAACAATCGCAGATTCGTTTTCGCGCCTAGTAATTGATGCGTCTGTGTAATAGTATGGACTGTCTATGTTGTCAgggtttccattttttcttggaaatttcGCGATTTCGGccctggaagaaaaatactatTTTCTCTGAAAAAGACTTAGGTGAATTAGAATTATGTAAACTGATATACCTTTGGTGGAATAATTTGACGAAAGCTATGAGTGCAAAAACAATTGCAGTCACAGTCACACCCAAGGAAATCAACATGATCTTTTGatccgcaactcaaatttactacaatacaaaaggtaaaaaagcaaaaataagtgaaaaaaggaaaaaaataggaaatctaCTTTACAGGCTAAAAGAAGGGCGCGCGCGaacgaacccccccccctcctccccatccCCTCCCtaccatttcattttcgctTGAAGGAAAGCCTatctcaaaagtaaaaaaggaaaatcaagcaaggaaaaagtaaaaaaataaaataaaaataaaaagtaaatttgagttgcggaccccttgATAAATACCGTCTTTTTTATACCGTGAGCATATTACCTCTAGATCAACAAATAATGCAGGTGGTTTTTCCTATTTATCtaatctattttaaaaaaaaatttcaattcaataagATTTGTTCCGTCACGTTTGAATTGCAATAATGAATGTATGCTATTTTGTTcgatcttttatttcattattggTGGATTTTCGCAAGTTCcgattttaatttgattgaatgaTGATTActggcaataataaaaaatttttttaatgataacaCTTCTCAGAAGATACTTTGAATACTCATTTAGGGTTAGGGTAAGTGGCAAATCAGCAGAGATcacattttatatttgtaaTCTCTTAAGTATTTACTTCCttgatctttttaaaaattttatttgatcttttaaatttttacttgatcTTTTGGGGATGGGAAGATCAAGTGGGAGTGGTTTCATCACTTCGAAGCAAGCAACGACCTTgcataaaagaaattaagtCTAGACATACTGGAAAATTTGTCAACCCTTTCCTCAGTTTGCAAACATTCTTGATTCTTGATCatcggtttttttcttttttttttttagtttcgaGTTTGAACGGATTCGGTCTGGCGCGAACTTGTTAATAATGGTGGTGCGGTGTGTGTGTCCGCTCCGAAAAtattcggatttttttttgcggggCGGATTGGGGCCTCATTGACTGCCTCAATCTGGTCGGAGTAGATCATTCAGTTATACGTCTCGCTAGCAGTAGGTACtgagaatttttcttcttcatcaacgTTGCACCAATAGTCGGTAATAGTCGCCAATAGTCGTAAGTTACATCCGAAATtcttattccattttcttattgttatgtagataattaaatttatcacAGATTGCAAGGAATTAAGTGTACCGTATGCAAATTTGAGTTCAATAACGAATTTAATGAGCTAAtcaaaaaagtgttttatcAAATGAAACGTCGTAATTGCGTAGGAATTAGAAATAGCTGTTTCGTTCGttagatttattttctttgtacTAAGTCttcaaattgaaaactaaTCTCAGCTGTTACTTCGGAAATGCGCTATGCTGAAGCTGTAGTATGTAGGCCTAACATGTTACATTTTTTGCAATGTGTTTCTAGTAGATTTGTTAAAGTAAAAGCACTTACCAAGCATATTAGAATTGATTTATTAAATAGTTGCTTGTATACAGTGCTCTTATTAAACCAGAAACTTGACAAGCTTTATATTTTGAAGGCTGCATCACACttgtaatttttctaaattctctACTGTACAACTGTgagcaaacaatttttaacactttcttttttgtatgtgtGATTAGAACATAGGCATTCCACATAGGACCATTAAGATGGCAAATTTTGCTAGAGAAAATAATGCATCGGAAGCAGAAATCAACCTGGATTATGTTTTTGCAACAGGTGCATTCAAATATGTATACAAGGGAAGATATACTAAAGGAAGAAGAGCCGGTCAAGAATGTGTTTGCAAAATCTTTAAATCTGGCAGTGTCTTTGAAGAATCCTACTTCCGAGTAGAACTTGATGTAGTTGCAAAGGCACTTGAAGTTGTCAACAGCTTCAACAAGGATAAAGTCATCAACAAGAGCATTTGGCTCAATAAACCAACCATTTGGACCTTCATGCCTGGTTCAGAAAGAgaaggtgaaaaaaatttgatggaGCCATtgattttcaactttgaaaaattcaattcgaaCACTGGATGGACTCCTCGAAAATCGTCTCCTTGGATCGATGTGATGCAAGCTCTTAGTCACTATTCGTATCATTCAAGCAATCGTAGTTTGCTGTTCTGCGACCTCCAAGGTGGCGTGTACAAGGATGGATTTATCATCACTGATCCCGTTATCATGTCAACTGCCCAGGAGTATGGACCAACTGATCTCGGTCCTGCAGGaatatcttctttctttgctcGCCACAAGTGCAACGAATACTGCAATTCCGGATGGATTATTCCGCACGATAGAAGACAGTATTTCCATGTTCAGAAAGGTACTACAATGGTTCTCCCAACCCGCCAAAGTCGTACTCCATTGACTTATAAAAAACCAGGCTTGTAAATCCAAGAAGAATAAACTGATTCAGGAATGTTCCTATGtgattaagaatttttttttttatttattgatcgTTGTTGTCATGCCTTCTATCCCAGTCCCAACAAAATTGTAGATTTCTGcggtaaagtttttttttttttttggggggcggGGGGTGGACTTGACCGAATAACAAAGACATtgaatattcatttatttaattaaatagcTAAGAAGGTCCATAGCGGgcgacgtaaaaaaaaaaaaaaataacgagttTTCATGAGACGAAACCGACACATAAgcttctaaattttttaaaatcccgCCATTTTatgaattgattttattcGAGCGTTCGATTGCGTATAACTCTCCTGTAGATGGCATCCAGGCGCACAAATTCAATAGTTGTGGAAGAATAATGTTCAACGCTCTTTTTGTTATCTTGCCATTGTAATTGGTATATTGACAATTATAACGACTGTGGTTTTATAACTTTTCCTGCCTCTTTATGACAGTGTTAACTGgacgtgattttttttactaattacgtgtataaaattttccaagcaacaactttattttttattattacgattCCCTTCTAGCGTGAAAGTCGATGGCATTATGTGGTTTCCGGGTGAAAGTGAAACCACGCGTGGCAGCGGGAAATGTCTACAGGGTTGGCTGTTTACCTTCACTTCTATATATTGCCGATTATTGTGTATCCAGCGAACAAAAGTGGGTGCTGAAGTAATGCTATTTCGTGGAGGATAAAGTGAATTCATATACACTGTCACCATAACCGTTGGTCAGCTGATGTAATAAACAACTGAAAAAGGCGCAGAAAAAAGCTCGGATTTTGAACATGTTTAACTGATTAAATAGTCTAATGTATTTCCAGCAAAGCAATCGCTTAAAAAGTGATCTATtcgaaaatcagaaaaagccTCAAATTCTAAGTTAAACGACAATGAATGTGTGTAGATAGTATTTGGCTGCCTACATATAATGAAGTATGTATATGTGATATTAACTTAGATATCATTTCACTGTTAAAACGTTT
Encoded proteins:
- the LOC124199291 gene encoding alpha-protein kinase 1-like isoform X1, whose product is MANFARENNASEAEINLDYVFATGAFKYVYKGRYTKGRRAGQECVCKIFKSGSVFEESYFRVELDVVAKALEVVNSFNKDKVINKSIWLNKPTIWTFMPGSEREGEKNLMEPLIFNFEKFNSNTGWTPRKSSPWIDVMQALSHYSYHSSNRRLLFCDLQGGVYKDGFIITDPVIMSTAQEYGPTDLGAAGISTFFARHKCNKYCNSGWIIPHDRKVYFNVQKGSAMVLPTRQSRTPLTLQLSGLSIQEE
- the LOC124199291 gene encoding alpha-protein kinase 1-like isoform X3, with the translated sequence MANFARENNASEAEINLDYVFATGAFKYVYKGRYTKGRRAGQECVCKIFKSGSVFEESYFRVELDVVAKALEVVNSFNKDKVINKSIWLNKPTIWTFMPGSEREGEKNLMEPLIFNFEKFNSNTGWTPRKSSPWIDVMQALSHYSYHSSNRSLLFCDLQGGVYKDGFIITDPVIMSTAQEYGPTDLGPAGISSFFARHKCNEYCNSGWIIPHDRRQYFHVQKGTTMVLPTRQSRTPLTYKKPGL